The Betta splendens chromosome 4, fBetSpl5.4, whole genome shotgun sequence genome contains a region encoding:
- the chpf2 gene encoding chondroitin sulfate glucuronyltransferase isoform X1 — protein MGRRPGTCSMLCRVAAFFLKCNSQLADMRLSSLLALFRPALPLILGLSLGFSLSLLMVSWTQGDSDDSCGDGLGNGRLFLGIRESNRDSRVGVGDDDFQPRIVPYHKDPNKPHKKVLRTRYIHTELGIRERLLVGVLTSRATLNTLAVAVNRTVAHHFHRTFFFTGLRSPKVPHGMTVVAHGDDRPVWLMYETVRHLHQHYGSDYDWFLLAQDDTYMQADRLSELVGHLSAGQDLYMGRAEEFIGGEEKARYCHGGYGYLLSRSLLARLQPHLDTCRNDILSVRPDEWLGRCIIDYLGLSCVEVHQGMTYYYFELGKNADPEREDSAEFKNAFTVHPVSEPNLMYRLHKRFSQIELEWTYLQIQQLQMQINNLSDLTPEGKAGVTWPIGINPPFKPKVRFEVINWEYFTEEHIYTCVDSSPKCEIKGADRTDVNAVLEIAVERLNKLYQPQLRFRKRRLLNGYRRFDPTRGMEYMLDLALEAYTQKGHSQVIAKRVNLLRPLSAVEIIPMPYVTEATRVQVILPVTAQEQDYVSNFLDVYVMNTLDTHDNVLLTFLFIYDPFDAQRVSQTDVFAGIKAMIGEVEKRYGDVKIPWISVKTEVPSQVKLMDIISKKHPVDTLFFLASVWTEVNSEFLNRCRMNAISNWQVFFPIHFQEYSPAVMYRDQQPSAASSSFASESLRDGHFDRHIFDEACFYNADYMTARTKMAADILDNEELLESMDVYDIFVRYSGLHVFRAVEPALIQKYVRRMCNPRFSEDIYHRCVLSNLEGLGSRSHLAMALFEQEQANST, from the exons ATGGGGAGGAGACCTGGCACATGTTCAATGCTCTGTAGAGTAGCAGCGTTTTTCCTCAAGTGTAACTCACAGCTGGCAGACATGCGTCTTTCCTCGTTGCTGGCTCTGTTCAGGCCTGCGTTACCCCTCATCCTCGGGCTGTCCCTGGGATTCAGTCTCAGTCTTTTGATGGTGTCCTGGACACAAGGGGACAGTGATGACTCCTGTGGGGATGGACTGGGAAACGGCAGGCttttcctgggcataagagagTCCAATAGGGACTCGAGGGTCGGAGTGGGAGACGATGACTTCCAGCCACGTATAGTGCCATATCACAAAGATCCGAACAAGCCACACAAAAAAGTCCTCAG AACTCGATATATCCACACTGAGCTGGGCATCAGGGAGCGACTGCTGGTGGGCGTGCTGACCTCTCGGGCAACTCTGAACACGCTGGCTGTGGCGGTAAACCGCACAGTTGCCCATCATTTCCACCGCACTTTCTTCTTCACAGGCTTACGCAGCCCCAAGGTGCCTCATGGCATGACTGTAGTGGCACACGGCGACGACCGCCCGGTGTGGCTAATGTACGAGACAGTGCGTCACCTCCACCAGCACTACGGCTCGGACTACGACTGGTTCTTGTTAGCCCAAGATGACACTTACATGCAAGCAGATCGCCTCTCGGAGCTGGTGGGCCACCTCAGCGCAGGCCAGGATCTGTATATGGGCAGGGCGGAGGAGTTCATTGGCGGGGAGGAGAAGGCACGGTACTGTCATGGGGGTTATGGCTACCTGCTGTCTCGTAGTCTGCTGGCCCGACTGCAGCCTCATCTTGACACCTGCCGTAATGACATTCTCAGCGTGAGACCTGATGAGTGGCTGGGACGATGCATTATTGACTACCTGGGTCTCAGCTGTGTGGAGGTGCACCAG GGGATGACCTACTATTACTTTGAGCTTGGGAAAAATGCCGATCCAGAGCGAGAAGACAGTGCAGAGTTTAAAAACGCCTTCACAGTTCATCCTGTATCAGAACCAAATCTCATGTATCGCCTGCACAAGCGCTTTAGCCAGATTGAGCTGGAATGGACCTACCTGCAGATCCAGCAGTTGCAG ATGCAGATCAACAACCTGAGCGACCTGACACCAGAGGGCAAGGCTGGTGTGACGTGGCCCATCGGAATCAACCCTCCCTTCAAACCAAAAGTCCGTTTTGAGGTCATAAACTGGGAGTACTTCACAGAGGAGCATATTTACACGTGCGTCGACAGCTCTCCGAAGTGTGAGATTAAAGGGGCCGACCGCACTGATGTAAATGCGGTTCTGGAGATTGCGGTGGAGCGCCTGAACAAGCTCTACCAGCCACAGCTACGCTTCCGTAAACGGCGGCTGCTCAACGGCTACCGGCGCTTCGATCCCACGCGCGGAATGGAGTACATGCTGGATCTGGCGCTGGAGGCCTACACCCAGAAAGGCCACAGTCAGGTCATTGCAAAGCGGGTCAACCTGTTGCGACCTCTAAGTGCAGTTGAGATTATCCCCATGCCTTATGTGACTGAGGCAACACGGGTGCAGGTCATCCTCCCTGTCACTGCCCAGGAACAGGACTATGTTAGCAACTTCCTTGACGTGTATGTGATGAACACTCTAGACACCCACGATAACGTTTTACTCACATTTCTGTTCATATACGATCCGTTTGATGCACAGCGAGTCAGCCAGACTGACGTGTTCGCAGGCATCAAAGCCATGATCGGGGAGGTGGAGAAACGCTACGGAGACGTGAAGATCCCCTGGATCAGCGTGAAGACGGAGGTGCCCTCTCAGGTGAAGCTGATGGACATCATCTCCAAGAAGCACCCAGTGGACACGCTGTTCTTTCTCGCCAGTGTTTGGACAGAGGTCAATTCCGAGTTCTTAAACCGCTGTAGAATGAATGCCATCAGCAACTGGCAGGTCTTCTTCCCCATCCACTTCCAGGAGTACAGCCCTGCTGTCATGTACCGCGACCAGCAgccctccgctgcctcctcctctttcgcCTCGGAGTCGCTGCGAGACGGCCACTTTGACCGTCACATCTTCGACGAGGCCTGCTTCTACAACGCCGACTACATGACAGCGCGGACCAAGATGGCCGCCGACATCTTGGAcaacgaggagctgctggagagcaTGGACGTGTACGACATCTTTGTCCGCTACTCTGGCCTGCACGTGTTCAGAGCGGTGGAGCCGGCGCTCATCCAGAAATATGTACGGCGAATGTGCAACCCGCGTTTCAGCGAGGATATCTACCACCGTTGTGTGCTCAGCAACCTGGAAGGTCTAGGGTCACGCTCACATCTAGCCATGGCTCTGTTTGAACAGGAGCAGGCAAACAGCACCTAG
- the chpf2 gene encoding chondroitin sulfate glucuronyltransferase isoform X4 yields the protein MTVVAHGDDRPVWLMYETVRHLHQHYGSDYDWFLLAQDDTYMQADRLSELVGHLSAGQDLYMGRAEEFIGGEEKARYCHGGYGYLLSRSLLARLQPHLDTCRNDILSVRPDEWLGRCIIDYLGLSCVEVHQGMTYYYFELGKNADPEREDSAEFKNAFTVHPVSEPNLMYRLHKRFSQIELEWTYLQIQQLQMQINNLSDLTPEGKAGVTWPIGINPPFKPKVRFEVINWEYFTEEHIYTCVDSSPKCEIKGADRTDVNAVLEIAVERLNKLYQPQLRFRKRRLLNGYRRFDPTRGMEYMLDLALEAYTQKGHSQVIAKRVNLLRPLSAVEIIPMPYVTEATRVQVILPVTAQEQDYVSNFLDVYVMNTLDTHDNVLLTFLFIYDPFDAQRVSQTDVFAGIKAMIGEVEKRYGDVKIPWISVKTEVPSQVKLMDIISKKHPVDTLFFLASVWTEVNSEFLNRCRMNAISNWQVFFPIHFQEYSPAVMYRDQQPSAASSSFASESLRDGHFDRHIFDEACFYNADYMTARTKMAADILDNEELLESMDVYDIFVRYSGLHVFRAVEPALIQKYVRRMCNPRFSEDIYHRCVLSNLEGLGSRSHLAMALFEQEQANST from the exons ATGACTGTAGTGGCACACGGCGACGACCGCCCGGTGTGGCTAATGTACGAGACAGTGCGTCACCTCCACCAGCACTACGGCTCGGACTACGACTGGTTCTTGTTAGCCCAAGATGACACTTACATGCAAGCAGATCGCCTCTCGGAGCTGGTGGGCCACCTCAGCGCAGGCCAGGATCTGTATATGGGCAGGGCGGAGGAGTTCATTGGCGGGGAGGAGAAGGCACGGTACTGTCATGGGGGTTATGGCTACCTGCTGTCTCGTAGTCTGCTGGCCCGACTGCAGCCTCATCTTGACACCTGCCGTAATGACATTCTCAGCGTGAGACCTGATGAGTGGCTGGGACGATGCATTATTGACTACCTGGGTCTCAGCTGTGTGGAGGTGCACCAG GGGATGACCTACTATTACTTTGAGCTTGGGAAAAATGCCGATCCAGAGCGAGAAGACAGTGCAGAGTTTAAAAACGCCTTCACAGTTCATCCTGTATCAGAACCAAATCTCATGTATCGCCTGCACAAGCGCTTTAGCCAGATTGAGCTGGAATGGACCTACCTGCAGATCCAGCAGTTGCAG ATGCAGATCAACAACCTGAGCGACCTGACACCAGAGGGCAAGGCTGGTGTGACGTGGCCCATCGGAATCAACCCTCCCTTCAAACCAAAAGTCCGTTTTGAGGTCATAAACTGGGAGTACTTCACAGAGGAGCATATTTACACGTGCGTCGACAGCTCTCCGAAGTGTGAGATTAAAGGGGCCGACCGCACTGATGTAAATGCGGTTCTGGAGATTGCGGTGGAGCGCCTGAACAAGCTCTACCAGCCACAGCTACGCTTCCGTAAACGGCGGCTGCTCAACGGCTACCGGCGCTTCGATCCCACGCGCGGAATGGAGTACATGCTGGATCTGGCGCTGGAGGCCTACACCCAGAAAGGCCACAGTCAGGTCATTGCAAAGCGGGTCAACCTGTTGCGACCTCTAAGTGCAGTTGAGATTATCCCCATGCCTTATGTGACTGAGGCAACACGGGTGCAGGTCATCCTCCCTGTCACTGCCCAGGAACAGGACTATGTTAGCAACTTCCTTGACGTGTATGTGATGAACACTCTAGACACCCACGATAACGTTTTACTCACATTTCTGTTCATATACGATCCGTTTGATGCACAGCGAGTCAGCCAGACTGACGTGTTCGCAGGCATCAAAGCCATGATCGGGGAGGTGGAGAAACGCTACGGAGACGTGAAGATCCCCTGGATCAGCGTGAAGACGGAGGTGCCCTCTCAGGTGAAGCTGATGGACATCATCTCCAAGAAGCACCCAGTGGACACGCTGTTCTTTCTCGCCAGTGTTTGGACAGAGGTCAATTCCGAGTTCTTAAACCGCTGTAGAATGAATGCCATCAGCAACTGGCAGGTCTTCTTCCCCATCCACTTCCAGGAGTACAGCCCTGCTGTCATGTACCGCGACCAGCAgccctccgctgcctcctcctctttcgcCTCGGAGTCGCTGCGAGACGGCCACTTTGACCGTCACATCTTCGACGAGGCCTGCTTCTACAACGCCGACTACATGACAGCGCGGACCAAGATGGCCGCCGACATCTTGGAcaacgaggagctgctggagagcaTGGACGTGTACGACATCTTTGTCCGCTACTCTGGCCTGCACGTGTTCAGAGCGGTGGAGCCGGCGCTCATCCAGAAATATGTACGGCGAATGTGCAACCCGCGTTTCAGCGAGGATATCTACCACCGTTGTGTGCTCAGCAACCTGGAAGGTCTAGGGTCACGCTCACATCTAGCCATGGCTCTGTTTGAACAGGAGCAGGCAAACAGCACCTAG
- the chpf2 gene encoding chondroitin sulfate glucuronyltransferase isoform X2 yields the protein MVSWTQGDSDDSCGDGLGNGRLFLGIRESNRDSRVGVGDDDFQPRIVPYHKDPNKPHKKVLRTRYIHTELGIRERLLVGVLTSRATLNTLAVAVNRTVAHHFHRTFFFTGLRSPKVPHGMTVVAHGDDRPVWLMYETVRHLHQHYGSDYDWFLLAQDDTYMQADRLSELVGHLSAGQDLYMGRAEEFIGGEEKARYCHGGYGYLLSRSLLARLQPHLDTCRNDILSVRPDEWLGRCIIDYLGLSCVEVHQGMTYYYFELGKNADPEREDSAEFKNAFTVHPVSEPNLMYRLHKRFSQIELEWTYLQIQQLQMQINNLSDLTPEGKAGVTWPIGINPPFKPKVRFEVINWEYFTEEHIYTCVDSSPKCEIKGADRTDVNAVLEIAVERLNKLYQPQLRFRKRRLLNGYRRFDPTRGMEYMLDLALEAYTQKGHSQVIAKRVNLLRPLSAVEIIPMPYVTEATRVQVILPVTAQEQDYVSNFLDVYVMNTLDTHDNVLLTFLFIYDPFDAQRVSQTDVFAGIKAMIGEVEKRYGDVKIPWISVKTEVPSQVKLMDIISKKHPVDTLFFLASVWTEVNSEFLNRCRMNAISNWQVFFPIHFQEYSPAVMYRDQQPSAASSSFASESLRDGHFDRHIFDEACFYNADYMTARTKMAADILDNEELLESMDVYDIFVRYSGLHVFRAVEPALIQKYVRRMCNPRFSEDIYHRCVLSNLEGLGSRSHLAMALFEQEQANST from the exons ATGGTGTCCTGGACACAAGGGGACAGTGATGACTCCTGTGGGGATGGACTGGGAAACGGCAGGCttttcctgggcataagagagTCCAATAGGGACTCGAGGGTCGGAGTGGGAGACGATGACTTCCAGCCACGTATAGTGCCATATCACAAAGATCCGAACAAGCCACACAAAAAAGTCCTCAG AACTCGATATATCCACACTGAGCTGGGCATCAGGGAGCGACTGCTGGTGGGCGTGCTGACCTCTCGGGCAACTCTGAACACGCTGGCTGTGGCGGTAAACCGCACAGTTGCCCATCATTTCCACCGCACTTTCTTCTTCACAGGCTTACGCAGCCCCAAGGTGCCTCATGGCATGACTGTAGTGGCACACGGCGACGACCGCCCGGTGTGGCTAATGTACGAGACAGTGCGTCACCTCCACCAGCACTACGGCTCGGACTACGACTGGTTCTTGTTAGCCCAAGATGACACTTACATGCAAGCAGATCGCCTCTCGGAGCTGGTGGGCCACCTCAGCGCAGGCCAGGATCTGTATATGGGCAGGGCGGAGGAGTTCATTGGCGGGGAGGAGAAGGCACGGTACTGTCATGGGGGTTATGGCTACCTGCTGTCTCGTAGTCTGCTGGCCCGACTGCAGCCTCATCTTGACACCTGCCGTAATGACATTCTCAGCGTGAGACCTGATGAGTGGCTGGGACGATGCATTATTGACTACCTGGGTCTCAGCTGTGTGGAGGTGCACCAG GGGATGACCTACTATTACTTTGAGCTTGGGAAAAATGCCGATCCAGAGCGAGAAGACAGTGCAGAGTTTAAAAACGCCTTCACAGTTCATCCTGTATCAGAACCAAATCTCATGTATCGCCTGCACAAGCGCTTTAGCCAGATTGAGCTGGAATGGACCTACCTGCAGATCCAGCAGTTGCAG ATGCAGATCAACAACCTGAGCGACCTGACACCAGAGGGCAAGGCTGGTGTGACGTGGCCCATCGGAATCAACCCTCCCTTCAAACCAAAAGTCCGTTTTGAGGTCATAAACTGGGAGTACTTCACAGAGGAGCATATTTACACGTGCGTCGACAGCTCTCCGAAGTGTGAGATTAAAGGGGCCGACCGCACTGATGTAAATGCGGTTCTGGAGATTGCGGTGGAGCGCCTGAACAAGCTCTACCAGCCACAGCTACGCTTCCGTAAACGGCGGCTGCTCAACGGCTACCGGCGCTTCGATCCCACGCGCGGAATGGAGTACATGCTGGATCTGGCGCTGGAGGCCTACACCCAGAAAGGCCACAGTCAGGTCATTGCAAAGCGGGTCAACCTGTTGCGACCTCTAAGTGCAGTTGAGATTATCCCCATGCCTTATGTGACTGAGGCAACACGGGTGCAGGTCATCCTCCCTGTCACTGCCCAGGAACAGGACTATGTTAGCAACTTCCTTGACGTGTATGTGATGAACACTCTAGACACCCACGATAACGTTTTACTCACATTTCTGTTCATATACGATCCGTTTGATGCACAGCGAGTCAGCCAGACTGACGTGTTCGCAGGCATCAAAGCCATGATCGGGGAGGTGGAGAAACGCTACGGAGACGTGAAGATCCCCTGGATCAGCGTGAAGACGGAGGTGCCCTCTCAGGTGAAGCTGATGGACATCATCTCCAAGAAGCACCCAGTGGACACGCTGTTCTTTCTCGCCAGTGTTTGGACAGAGGTCAATTCCGAGTTCTTAAACCGCTGTAGAATGAATGCCATCAGCAACTGGCAGGTCTTCTTCCCCATCCACTTCCAGGAGTACAGCCCTGCTGTCATGTACCGCGACCAGCAgccctccgctgcctcctcctctttcgcCTCGGAGTCGCTGCGAGACGGCCACTTTGACCGTCACATCTTCGACGAGGCCTGCTTCTACAACGCCGACTACATGACAGCGCGGACCAAGATGGCCGCCGACATCTTGGAcaacgaggagctgctggagagcaTGGACGTGTACGACATCTTTGTCCGCTACTCTGGCCTGCACGTGTTCAGAGCGGTGGAGCCGGCGCTCATCCAGAAATATGTACGGCGAATGTGCAACCCGCGTTTCAGCGAGGATATCTACCACCGTTGTGTGCTCAGCAACCTGGAAGGTCTAGGGTCACGCTCACATCTAGCCATGGCTCTGTTTGAACAGGAGCAGGCAAACAGCACCTAG
- the chpf2 gene encoding chondroitin sulfate glucuronyltransferase isoform X3: MGRVRSGLRSPKVPHGMTVVAHGDDRPVWLMYETVRHLHQHYGSDYDWFLLAQDDTYMQADRLSELVGHLSAGQDLYMGRAEEFIGGEEKARYCHGGYGYLLSRSLLARLQPHLDTCRNDILSVRPDEWLGRCIIDYLGLSCVEVHQGMTYYYFELGKNADPEREDSAEFKNAFTVHPVSEPNLMYRLHKRFSQIELEWTYLQIQQLQMQINNLSDLTPEGKAGVTWPIGINPPFKPKVRFEVINWEYFTEEHIYTCVDSSPKCEIKGADRTDVNAVLEIAVERLNKLYQPQLRFRKRRLLNGYRRFDPTRGMEYMLDLALEAYTQKGHSQVIAKRVNLLRPLSAVEIIPMPYVTEATRVQVILPVTAQEQDYVSNFLDVYVMNTLDTHDNVLLTFLFIYDPFDAQRVSQTDVFAGIKAMIGEVEKRYGDVKIPWISVKTEVPSQVKLMDIISKKHPVDTLFFLASVWTEVNSEFLNRCRMNAISNWQVFFPIHFQEYSPAVMYRDQQPSAASSSFASESLRDGHFDRHIFDEACFYNADYMTARTKMAADILDNEELLESMDVYDIFVRYSGLHVFRAVEPALIQKYVRRMCNPRFSEDIYHRCVLSNLEGLGSRSHLAMALFEQEQANST; the protein is encoded by the exons ATGGGACGTGTGCGGTCAG GCTTACGCAGCCCCAAGGTGCCTCATGGCATGACTGTAGTGGCACACGGCGACGACCGCCCGGTGTGGCTAATGTACGAGACAGTGCGTCACCTCCACCAGCACTACGGCTCGGACTACGACTGGTTCTTGTTAGCCCAAGATGACACTTACATGCAAGCAGATCGCCTCTCGGAGCTGGTGGGCCACCTCAGCGCAGGCCAGGATCTGTATATGGGCAGGGCGGAGGAGTTCATTGGCGGGGAGGAGAAGGCACGGTACTGTCATGGGGGTTATGGCTACCTGCTGTCTCGTAGTCTGCTGGCCCGACTGCAGCCTCATCTTGACACCTGCCGTAATGACATTCTCAGCGTGAGACCTGATGAGTGGCTGGGACGATGCATTATTGACTACCTGGGTCTCAGCTGTGTGGAGGTGCACCAG GGGATGACCTACTATTACTTTGAGCTTGGGAAAAATGCCGATCCAGAGCGAGAAGACAGTGCAGAGTTTAAAAACGCCTTCACAGTTCATCCTGTATCAGAACCAAATCTCATGTATCGCCTGCACAAGCGCTTTAGCCAGATTGAGCTGGAATGGACCTACCTGCAGATCCAGCAGTTGCAG ATGCAGATCAACAACCTGAGCGACCTGACACCAGAGGGCAAGGCTGGTGTGACGTGGCCCATCGGAATCAACCCTCCCTTCAAACCAAAAGTCCGTTTTGAGGTCATAAACTGGGAGTACTTCACAGAGGAGCATATTTACACGTGCGTCGACAGCTCTCCGAAGTGTGAGATTAAAGGGGCCGACCGCACTGATGTAAATGCGGTTCTGGAGATTGCGGTGGAGCGCCTGAACAAGCTCTACCAGCCACAGCTACGCTTCCGTAAACGGCGGCTGCTCAACGGCTACCGGCGCTTCGATCCCACGCGCGGAATGGAGTACATGCTGGATCTGGCGCTGGAGGCCTACACCCAGAAAGGCCACAGTCAGGTCATTGCAAAGCGGGTCAACCTGTTGCGACCTCTAAGTGCAGTTGAGATTATCCCCATGCCTTATGTGACTGAGGCAACACGGGTGCAGGTCATCCTCCCTGTCACTGCCCAGGAACAGGACTATGTTAGCAACTTCCTTGACGTGTATGTGATGAACACTCTAGACACCCACGATAACGTTTTACTCACATTTCTGTTCATATACGATCCGTTTGATGCACAGCGAGTCAGCCAGACTGACGTGTTCGCAGGCATCAAAGCCATGATCGGGGAGGTGGAGAAACGCTACGGAGACGTGAAGATCCCCTGGATCAGCGTGAAGACGGAGGTGCCCTCTCAGGTGAAGCTGATGGACATCATCTCCAAGAAGCACCCAGTGGACACGCTGTTCTTTCTCGCCAGTGTTTGGACAGAGGTCAATTCCGAGTTCTTAAACCGCTGTAGAATGAATGCCATCAGCAACTGGCAGGTCTTCTTCCCCATCCACTTCCAGGAGTACAGCCCTGCTGTCATGTACCGCGACCAGCAgccctccgctgcctcctcctctttcgcCTCGGAGTCGCTGCGAGACGGCCACTTTGACCGTCACATCTTCGACGAGGCCTGCTTCTACAACGCCGACTACATGACAGCGCGGACCAAGATGGCCGCCGACATCTTGGAcaacgaggagctgctggagagcaTGGACGTGTACGACATCTTTGTCCGCTACTCTGGCCTGCACGTGTTCAGAGCGGTGGAGCCGGCGCTCATCCAGAAATATGTACGGCGAATGTGCAACCCGCGTTTCAGCGAGGATATCTACCACCGTTGTGTGCTCAGCAACCTGGAAGGTCTAGGGTCACGCTCACATCTAGCCATGGCTCTGTTTGAACAGGAGCAGGCAAACAGCACCTAG